Within Diospyros lotus cultivar Yz01 chromosome 15, ASM1463336v1, whole genome shotgun sequence, the genomic segment AGAGAAATTGGAGAGGAAAGGAACCTTCGGCGTCGGCGGATCGTCGGATGGCCAGCTTGACAGCGGCGACGAGGGTTCAAGCCACAAACGGCGGCTGCTAGGGTATCTCGAAGAGAGAAAAACTCCAACGGGATCTGACATCCGTATCCGTAACTTtacatttttgtgtttttattaaaatttaaattatttacaaataaaattaaaaattaaatttctttcattttattttaataatcaaaattatttatattttcacccatatacttttatctttttttataattatcaaaaaaatattattttaattatatctctaaacatttattttgaattaacttaatttctttactttaatttttttatataataaattgaacttcttattattttaattaaatttttgtacctatattttagaattaattttatctcttatattttaatatgtaaaaaaaattaaaaatttaaatttaaaaatagaaatataaaaatataatttaaataataaaaaatttaaatggatAAAAAAAAGACATGAAATGAAGAGGGGAAGGATATGAATTTGGCTTATtgtagaattaattaatttaaagtttTAGCAAAAGCACTCAAACAGTGTCCAATGATAATCTCCCAAGTTTCTTCAAGGGCCTGCCACCGGGCATTCCTCACCGTCACCGTCGTGCCGTTTCAAATCCCATCTCTATAAATCAAAGCCAATCCCAATCACCTGAAAACCCAACCACTTTTCTCCCTAAAATCTCCCCAAATGAGCTTCCACGGCTTCTACCAGACCTGGTTCGACCACCTCCGCCGCATGGTCGACCAGCTGGCGGAGGCTCGCCGGCCGCCGGCCACCCAAGAGGACCACCACGCCCTCCGCCAGCTTGTCCACAAGGTAATGACCCACTATGCCGAGTACTACCGGGTCAAGTCCCTCGCCGCCAAGCACGACGTCGTGTCCGTCTTCGCGGAGCCGTGGTGCACCGCTCTGGAGCGGTCGCTGCACTGGATCGGCGGGTGGAGGCCCACCACAGCCTTCCACCTGGTCTACACCGAGTCCAGCATCCTGTTCGAGTCCCACGTCATCGACATCCTCCGTGGCCTACGCACCGGCGACCTCGGGGACCTCTCGCCCGCCCAGTTCCGCCGCGTCAGTGAGTTGCAGTGCGACACCGTCCGGGAAGAGAATTCCATCACCGATGAGTTGTCCGACTGGCAGGCATGAATTTCGGAACAAAattccctcttttcttcttgaTCCTCCTTATATGTGGGTTGTTCCTAATTACCTCGTTAAGATTAAAACATTAGCATATAATCATCACATTAATTACTGTCATTCTCctaataaacataattatatcttttCATACACTCAAACCAACATTTGCCATTGTTCTCTTACAACCCACAAACTCCAGAGTCCAGACACAGGCTCTTCATATTAACTCgcatgttaattaatttattcattaaTCGTTTAGGATTGTTCGAGTGATCTTCTGGGCGTATGCACAAATGTGGATGGGAAGATCGAACGGCTGGTGAGGATTCTGGAGAAGGCGGACGATCTACGGCTGAGAACGGTGCGGAAAGTGGTGGATCTGCTGACGCCGCAGCAGGGGGTGGAGTTCCTCGTCGCCGCCGCCGAGTTTCACTTCGGCGTCCGGAGTTGGGGTCTTAACCACGATCGTCTTCGTCGCAAAGTTTGACCGATCGGTCGACGACGACGAACTCGATCGACCAATCGTGCTTCTGTCTTAATGAGGGAAGATTGTGTTACAGTGGTTAATTAAAGTAATGTTACGCCGATCAAATAATTAATCGGGCCggttagaaaataaaaatcgtCAAAAGCGTGTCGGTCGCTCCAAATCGTCCGATTCCGATCAATTAGATGTTAAgaagatataataaataattaattaagataaacttttttttattaagtttccATAATCctttatttgtaattaattaatcttttaatCATGGAAACTCTGAATGTTAATATAGAAGGGATTATCAGTGCTTAGAGAGGGAAAGAGGGTGGCTTAGTCAAAGCTGGGTGCTACGTGTCACGTGGATGTCTCGTGCGTGCATGCATGGCGACACCTGTCCACAGGTGGGGCACGTGTCTCGGAGACTATTAAAACCCGATCGTGTTTCCGGAGTgactacaaaaataattttttaaataaattatcgctaatataattttatttattttagcaaTTTGGTAATTAAAAGTCCctatctcttaatcaaatataGTAATCCtttattattgagaaattatatagaaaaaaataaaaataatccaCAATAAAGCAAAACAAACCCCTCAAAGTAATGTAGACGATTCGTTATACGTATTCGGTAAGTTGAGATATTGTGAGGTTATGAgtttaattttatctctatacaagattatttaattatttgtatcTATTTGTGGTAGAGATGGGAAATGAATTGGGCAGCCGGCCTCATAGCCCGTTACTATAACAAACGGGTTGGGCCGAGCCGGCCCACCTAGCAAAATGAGGGACGTGCTGAGCCAGCAATATGTGACCTGCGGCCCGACTCACCAAAATAGCCTGTTGGCCGACCCATCAACCAACTCGCTAAAATGGCTCTACCCaacccacaaaaaaattaaaaaaaattaaaaaattatgtttgtatttaataattataaacataataattaaaaattatgtttcttgtaaatataattttattgtaatgtttgtaaacataatgtttattatgtttgtaaacataattttagtgtaatttttgtaaacataatgtttattgtaaatatcataattttacaaacatcaaaattataagtaaacattaataaacatattttaaaaatattagttacatttgagaaaaaataaaaaaatatataaaaaaattaaaaataaattgctCACAGGCCGGCCTAGCCCAGCAGGCCcatggcccggcccggcccacttTGGCCCATTTACTAAGGGCCATAAGGTCGTGCCAGGCCCAAGTTTCCATTTTCTTGGCCCGGCCCATCTCTCTCGTGGGCTAAATTCGGCCCGGCCCACCAAATTGCTGGGCCAAGCGGGATGCGGGCAGAGCCGTCCCGACCtgcccatttcccatctctaatTTGTGGGGACAAATCTCAAGTTTCACTTATTGTCTAACATGTTCGTTATCTAGGCCATAGTACAAATAGATCGTGAATTTTAAAAAGGGTGAAATAGTTTGAATCGAATGTCATTTGtgtaaattttatgtttgtatcttaatttttatatttacttaattgtaaataaataattaaaatatctattaTCATTCTTACGAGTAAGTGCATGTTTTTGATTGATGGGCTCAcattttgagattaattaagAGTGTGCAAATGGTTTAAATAGGGATCGGAGAGCTTTTAATTTGAAGACCGAAGATTGAATCGAAACAAGAAGCACAATTCGATCACATATTACTTGGTTTTTGCTCCAAATCGAACCAAGTAGATCAAAAACTAATTTACTATTTCttaatgaaaaattgaatcaaaatggTCTAATCTTAGATCAAATCAATGTTTTAAATTCAATCCaatctattttttcaatttgaattgaaatttacGCAACCTAGTGTTTTAAAAGGCATGGATTTGGCAACTCCTAGGTGGTGGATGCGGGTCTCAATCCAAGTTGGACTTGGGTATTTGGGCCGTTTAACTTTCAGATCCACAGAGCTAGGGTTCTAAGGTTATCTCTAATACGAGTAGAAATTACTTgctaagttaaaattttaagagCTATCTCCATAAAATCCACCTCAATATTGCTCTCCATATGTCTTGTCACTATTCAAATATTTGTTGAGTTTCAAATTgttcaactctctctctctctctcccacccAATGACCATCAATAACCACCAAATTTGGTGGCGGCTAGACGCAGGAATTGACTAGAGAAGAACAAGTAGCAATAGAAGGGATGAGCAACAGCAAAAATGATGGGGACAATTAGAACTAGTGGCAACGGCAGCGTGGGTTTCTTCATGACCAATGATTATTTCGTGGGTTTCCTTTGAATTTTGGATTGGAATATTCAGAATTTGGAGACCAAATTTTGAGGAAGTGGGTTTGtgggattttgatattttttctttattaatgtATTGGATgattgatattttgtatttggttattaatttttatagttaattattgattttgtatatatgcatatttaattattttgtttatgcatgtatgtgattattttgtgtatttaattattaatttgtgtatttgattattaattttgtgtatgtataaaaattatagagaagataaaataaataaaattggagtttattaaaataaataaatgaaatagaaagtGAAATAGAGATGTGAATAGGGAATGTAGTTGGAACACACGTATTTTTGAAATAAGCTAAAAATAAagagtgaattatttataatataataagaaattaGATTAAAAAATGAGTTGAAAATAGCCTAAAGACACTTGTTGGCCTAAGTGGCTTCCACCTTGAGTAGCATCGGTACCTCCAACTATACAGAACCAAGTGCAATAAAACACAATTGTATGGtcaatacaaaaacaaaatataatatcaaatgaTTTGTCTTTAATAATCTCCCTTATTTTTAATCTCTCAAGGTAGCTCAAGTGATCGACCGCATGAGTTTCTGGTGCTGGGTATGCCAAGGTTGTGTGTTCGAATCCTGCACAATGTAATAGGTATTGCTTAACTACACGGGGGGCCGCGGGCAAGGGTCTTTGACCCGAACTTACCTTGGCCTAGCCCGATGGTCCAGTTTGGGTTAGCTCATAGGTTATAAGGAGGCAATGCTCGCACTGAAGGCGCAACTAGGCAAAGCTCCTCGATTcctatgtttaaaaaaaaaaaaaaatccccccttttatctaaatttgaaaatgattttaaataaaataagggtcatattaattattgtattaagatattaagaaatattatataagtatGCATAATTTTTGTTATGTCCAAAAAAGTGAGCCCATCCATGACTTAAAGAAAGAAGCCCAAAAGCCTAATAGAAGAGACGTCCACAAAAACAAGTTACAATTGCGTGAAATCATCGGATGACCAAGGCCAGGGAGACTCGAAGGACCTTCCTTAGATGACTCACTTGAGTGACAAAATGGTTGGAATCAACTAACTTCACTCGCACCCCtcattgatttctttctttgtaGATCACTCACATACTCGTCGAGATACTCTTTTACATTATGATCAAGAAACTTTTCgcacacaaaaaaattattattttatcttataacaagtaattttttaagtaatgtGTATTTATTACAACTCATTTATAAATCTATACTTTCTTTATCGATCGATTTTATCATTGtgaatgtatttattttaacattgaCTAACTAAAATTGCTCACttataaaatttagatataatAAACACATATTATCAAAACATAACGTGTTAAAATATATGGTAATTACATAATTTACGAAAAAAATATACTATGTTGCTACACATGGTGATGATAGTTTGGAGTCAATCACAACCAAATATGTTAAAGATAGCAATCTTCGGTCTTGAGCGTATCCATAGCCTGCCCAACCTGCAATGGCAATGCTTGATTTTCGTAGTTTTGGATGATTAAATCAATCTTAATATGTGATAATACgtaataaattatgtatttgatttttaaaaatttacacatttatgatcatattatttgtacatcatttatatatattttggattaCACAAGGCACATAGATGATATAAATACCTCTCGTCTCACTACGTCTCACTATCATGAGTGAGGACATTTTATACATTAATACATCATTATGTACCCCAAAATATACACAATaatatactaataatattttcCTACATATTTATATACTCAGTCATACTTGTACTATGTGAATGGTCAAATTGCTATCATAAGtcaatctaaataaataaaagtcaaattttTGACCGAAGAGAATTCAATGAGAGGAGAAAATTCAATGAGATGGACGAGTGGagtcaaattttatatttgaatcaaAATACATCAAATACATTGGGACACGTGTCGCGTGGTAAATAACTTGAAGGGCTTATATGtaaattaggaaagaaataCACATGATTAACTATGATTAATCATCATAATAAACTAGATTAAAGCCTTGTATTTGTTGTTTACAGATAATAATCGTAACTCTTAAGATTCAGTCAAACTAGAACGGCAAAGTCCTCTTGACTCTACCTTTTTCagggaaacaaaaataaaaaataaaataaatgaatgaatgatgaatCATAACGTCAAATGCCGGTCAAGAAAGACGAGAAACCGTCCGGTGGTGAGAGGACACGTGTCCATTCACGTCGTTTTAAGTTCTGTGACAAAATCTCAGACGTAGCAGGCCACTCttatcaaattttctcttcCCCGAACAATTTTCCCGAGAAAATATTCTCTGATTTTCTGAGCGCCTATCTGAATGAGACCGTGTCGGTAACGATGTCACTCAGAAGGTCATTTCTGTCGCGAAGGATCAGTAGTCGGTCCTTCGCGCTCTCCAAATCGGTCAAGGGGCTCAAAACCCTAGAAAATGTGCAAATCGAGCAGAAAATGGATGGCAGTGGAGGGCTGGAAGATGGCGACGGCGACGGCGACGGCGACGTGTCCTGGTCGACGATGCTGCCGGAGCTGCTCAGAGAGATCATACAGAGAGTCGAGGCGAGCGAGGATCGGTGGCCGATTCGGAATACCGTCGTCGCTTGCGCTTGTGTGTGCAAGAGGTGGAGAGGCGTCACCAGAGAGATTGTTAGGTCTCCGCTTCAAAGTGGCAAGATCACGTTCCCCTCTTGCCTCAAACAGGTCTGATCTTTATtggcattttttgaatttttcgcTGATATGCATAATTAGATTTGTGCTTCcctcttttctatttttgataTAAAAGTTATATGCGTTTGTATAATTAACGTGCTGGTTGATTTTATGTGGACATGGTAGCTGGTTTTGTTCTTCTAAGTTTGCAATTGATTTTATGTTGTTCAACTTTTTCAGGGACTTCTTTCTAT encodes:
- the LOC127792300 gene encoding protein DOG1-like 4: MSFHGFYQTWFDHLRRMVDQLAEARRPPATQEDHHALRQLVHKVMTHYAEYYRVKSLAAKHDVVSVFAEPWCTALERSLHWIGGWRPTTAFHLVYTESSILFESHVIDILRGLRTGDLGDLSPAQFRRVSELQCDTVREENSITDELSDWQDCSSDLLGVCTNVDGKIERLVRILEKADDLRLRTVRKVVDLLTPQQGVEFLVAAAEFHFGVRSWGLNHDRLRRKV